GAACTCGATCAGAAAGGCGTCGTGGCCGTGCGGCGAGCGGATAGAGGCGTAGTCGGCCCGGGGCAGCGCCTCTACCAGCGCCTTCTGCTCGCTTTCGGGGTAGAGCACGTCCGAGTCGATGCCCATGACCAGGGCGGGCAGGCGCATCCCCCTCAGCACCTCCGCGAGCCGCCCGCGGTCCTCGCTCAGGTCGTAGTCGTCCATCGCCTTGGTGATGTAGAGGTAGGTGTTGGCGTCGAAGCGCTTGACCAGCTTGACGCCCTGGTAGCTCAGATAGGACTCGATCTCGAAGCTCGGCTCGAGGAGCCCCCGCGAGGCGCTCACCCGCTCGCGGCCGAACTTGCTCTCGAGCGAGTCAAACGAGCGATAAGAGAGCATGGCGACCGCCCGGGCCAGCCCCAGACCGGTCTCGGGCTGGCGCCCCTGAGGGTAGTCCCCCCCCCGCCAGAGGGGGTCCGAGGTGATGGCGCGGCGGGCGACCTCGTTCAGGCCGATGGCCCAGGCGGAGTGCCGGGCGCCCACCGCGATCGGCACCATGCCGCGGACGAAGCCCGGGTACATCGCCGCCCATTCGAGCACCTGCATCCCGCCCATGCTGCCGCCGACGACGGCCTTGAGCGACTGCACGCCCAGCCTGTCGAGGAGGCGCCGCTGCACCGTCACCATGTCGCGCACCGTGTAACGCGGAAAGTCCAGCCTATAGGCCCGGCCGGTCTTCGGGTTCAGGCTGCTCGGGCCGGTGCTGCCGTAGCAGCCGCCCAGGATGTTCGAGCAGACGACGAAGTGCTCTCTGGTGTCGACGGCCTTGCCGGGGCCGACGAGCGGGTCCCACCAGCCGGGCACCTCGCGCGCGTCGCCGAGGCCCGCCGCGTGCGCCGAGCCGGTGAGGGCGTGGCAGAGGAGAATGGCGTTGTCGCGCGCCCGGTTGAGGCTGCCGTAGGTCTCAAAGGCGACCGCGACGTGCGCCAAGATCCCGCCGTACTGCAAGGTGAGCGGGTCGTGGTAAGTCGCCACGTCGACGAGACGGGGCTGCACCGGGCCGACGCTGCCCGAGGCCTCCGCCTCGCTGCGGGCGATGAGGGCGGCGTGGTCGCCCCAGGTCTCGTGGATCAGGGTCCGCGCCATCTATCCTCCACTAGGCCTATCCTCCACTAGGCCAGGGCCTGCTCGAGGTCGGCCTCGAGGTCGCCAATGTCCTCGAGGCCCACCGACAGCCTGACCAGCTCCGGCGTCACCCCGGCCTGGCGCCTGGCTTCCGGCGGCAGGCCCGCGTGGGTGGTCGTCCAGGGGTGGATGACCACCGTCTTGGCGTCGCCGATGTTGGCGAGGTGCGAGGCGAGGCGGACGCGGTCGAGAAAGGTCCGCGCCGCCGCCTCGCTGCCAGCCTCGAAGGCGAGGACGGCGCCAAAGCCGTTTTGGAGCGTGCGCTGGGCCGTCTCATGCGAGGGGTGCGAGGGGAGGCCGGGGTAGAGGACGCGCCTCACCTTGGGGTGGTTCTCGAGCCAGCTTGCCAGCGCCAGGGCCGAGTCGCAGGCGCGCCGCACCCTTAGCGACAGGGTCTCGAGCCCCTGCAGGGCGAGCGAGGCGTGGTAGGGCGACAGCGTCATGCCCATGGTAAACAGCCCCAGGTCGTGGGCGCGGCTGGTAAAGGCGGTGTCGCCGCCCCGCGACAGGTAGCTCCGGCCGCGACTGTCCGCCTTTGAAAAGGCCGGAAACTTGGGGCTGTTCCAGTCGAAGCGCCCCGCCTCGACGACGGCGCCGCCGATAAAGGTACCGTGCCCGCCGATCCACTTCGTCGCCGAGTGAAGGGCGATGTCGGCGCCCTGCGCCAGGGGCCGGCAGAGATAGCCGCCGCAGCCCCAGGTGTTATCGACCACCAAGGGCACGCCCCGTTCCCGGCAGAGGGCGGCAATGGCGGCGATATCCGGGACCGAGCCGCTCGGATTGGCGATGGTCTCGAGCCAGACCGCCACGGTGTTCTCCTGGATAGCCTCGGCGACGGCGTCCACCACCGGCTCGACCATGCTGGTGTGGCAGCCCCAGGGCTCCAAAAGCTTGGTCGCCACCGCGAAGGTGCCGCCGAACATCTCCCGGGAAAAGACCAGGTGGGCGCCGGGAGAGGCCAGCGTCAAGAGTATGGTGGTGGTAGCCGCCTGGCCCGAGGCGAGGGCGACGCCCGCCGCGCCGTCCTCCAAGGCCACGAGCCGCCTCACGAAGGCCTCGACCGTCGGGTTGTGCATCCGCCCGTACTGACTGCCGCTCCTTTTGCCCGCGAAGAGGTCCTCGGCGTGCTCGGCGCTCTCGAAGACGAAGGAGCTGGTCGCGTAGATGGGCACGGCGCGGGACCTAGTGGTCGGCTCGAGGTCCTGTCCGGCGTGGATTTGCAGGGTTTCGAAGCGGTAGGCCATGAGGGGCTCCTTTGTTGAGAGAGGATAAAAATGTTGAGAGAAGATAAAAAGCACGAGACGCCTCCGCGCCCGGGCGCGAGAGGCAGCAAGCGACCAGCGGCCAAAAACCGTCAGGCCGCGCTGGGCATTCGCTGGGTTGTGACGGGTGTGACCGTCATCTTCGCCTCCTTGTCCGCTAGGTTAAGGGCACTAGCCCTTAGGCCCTAGTGGTTAAGGGCACTAGCCCTTAGGCCCTAGTGGGCCTGACCTATGGCTCGCGGTCTCGAGGCGTTCTCCGCCTCATCTTTCCGGATGCGCGTCATCGTGACGCCCCCTCCGGCTGGATTTAGCACCCGCCTGAATGAAGGCTGGTTGCTGCGGTGTCTCAGGGCCAGGTCCCTCAACCGCTCTCGATAAGTGCCGCCACAGCCTAAGCTCGCGGGGTGGCGAGATGATTAAAGCACAGCCGCGATACTACATGCAAGCAGGGTCAGGGCCGGAGGTCGGTGAGCGGAGCGGTCCTGGACGTGAATGGCGGCTTGTGGACGAGCCGAGCTGGACAAGCAACGTCTTCAGGTTCCGGCGGCTTCATCCGGCGCTGGTCCGGGCAGCAACAGCCACAGGACGGGATAAGCGGCCAGCGTCACCCCGGCACTCACCGCCACGCTGAGCCCGTAGCCCACGCGCAGCCACAGGGGAGGCAGGCCGGTGAACTCGGCGACGCCGCCCAGGACGCCCAAGAGGACGCGGTCCCGGCGCGACCTTCTGAGCCGCGCGGTGGTCTGCGGCCGGCGGGCGCGCCGCTGTTCGTGGAGGAGGCCGTCGCGTTTTTCGGGTCTGTTTTGCACCCCTTCAGTCTAGCAAGCCGCTCCCCTCGCCGCCTTCCTTCCCGCGACCCCGCAGGGGGAGCCGCGGCTCGAGCGCGGGGTCGCGCAGGGCCGCGTGGACGACGGCCTCGAGCTCCCTTACCGCTACACCGTGGTAATGATCGGGTAAGGGCGCCAATCTGACCAGCGCCTTGGCGTAGTTGCGGCGACCGCCGCGGGCGCTGCCCATGGGCCGCGCCTTGTGGAGCGCCGCCGCCAAGAGGATGACACCCTTGTAGAAGTCCTTGTCGAGCCCTGTGGCGGCCATCCACAGCGGCTCCAGGGCCTCATGGCACTCCCAGAACGCCCCGCTGTCGAAGAGGCGGACGCCCTCGCTCCAGGCCTGCTCCACCGCTATCTTCACCGCCGTCTCCACCGCCACTAGCCGATCACGACGAAAAAGGTGGCGGCGTCAGCATCGGCCAGGTCACGTCGCCAAACTGCTTCGTTTGCTCCATCCGTTGCCTAGCCCTCCTTCGGGAAACGGTGGTGTGCAAAGACCTCGGAGAAATCCGCTTCCAGAGACTGAATATGCTATATATGCTATCACAGCATGTCCGCGAAGCAAGGGGTGGCCTCGTCATCGGGTTGTCCAAGAGTCCAAGTGTCCAAGGGGGCTCATGAAGCAAAATGCTATTCTAGCGCCTATGGATTTCAACCTCGACGAGCCGACGCGCGAGCTCCTGAGCCGCGAGCGCGCGGTGGTGGCCGACCTGCGCAGTCTGCTCGACCGGGTGAACGCCGAAAGGGACGACATCCATGACCTCAAGACGGCCCTAAGAGACCTCGAGGGCATCTTTATGCTGGTGGTCTCGGGCGAGTACAACTCGGGCAAGTCTACCTTTCTCAACGCGCTCCTGGGCGCCGATATCCTACCCGAGGGCGTCACCCCGACGACCGAGCGCATCCACATCCTGCGCTACGGCGACACCCCACGCGAGGTCCAAGAGAGCGACTTCGTCCTCCGGCGCGAGGTCCCCCACGAGCTCCTCAGGAACCTGGCGCTCGTCGATACCCCCGGCACCAACGCCATCATCACCCACCACCAGGAGCTGACCGAGCGCTTTATCCCGCGCGCCGACCTGGTCCTCTTCGTGACCAGCGCCGACCGGCCCTTCACCGAGTCCGAGCGCAAGTTCTTGGAGCTCATCGCCTCCTGGGGCAAGAAGATCGTTATCGTGGTCAACAAGCTCGACATCTTGGAGACCGAGGACGAGCGCGAGAAGGTCCTTGCCTACGTGAGCAGTCACGCCAGAGAGAACCTGAACGTCACCCCGCGGGTCTTCGGCGTCTACGGCCGCCGCGCCCTCAGAGCCAAAAAGGCCCGCGACGCCGGCGCGCTCGCCAAGACCGGCTTGCTCGAGCTCGAGCGCTTTATCCACGACCACCTCGCCGAGGG
Above is a window of Deinococcota bacterium DNA encoding:
- the metX gene encoding homoserine O-acetyltransferase, whose product is MARTLIHETWGDHAALIARSEAEASGSVGPVQPRLVDVATYHDPLTLQYGGILAHVAVAFETYGSLNRARDNAILLCHALTGSAHAAGLGDAREVPGWWDPLVGPGKAVDTREHFVVCSNILGGCYGSTGPSSLNPKTGRAYRLDFPRYTVRDMVTVQRRLLDRLGVQSLKAVVGGSMGGMQVLEWAAMYPGFVRGMVPIAVGARHSAWAIGLNEVARRAITSDPLWRGGDYPQGRQPETGLGLARAVAMLSYRSFDSLESKFGRERVSASRGLLEPSFEIESYLSYQGVKLVKRFDANTYLYITKAMDDYDLSEDRGRLAEVLRGMRLPALVMGIDSDVLYPESEQKALVEALPRADYASIRSPHGHDAFLIEFPQLAVRLRRFLGSVV
- a CDS encoding aminotransferase class V-fold PLP-dependent enzyme, which produces MAYRFETLQIHAGQDLEPTTRSRAVPIYATSSFVFESAEHAEDLFAGKRSGSQYGRMHNPTVEAFVRRLVALEDGAAGVALASGQAATTTILLTLASPGAHLVFSREMFGGTFAVATKLLEPWGCHTSMVEPVVDAVAEAIQENTVAVWLETIANPSGSVPDIAAIAALCRERGVPLVVDNTWGCGGYLCRPLAQGADIALHSATKWIGGHGTFIGGAVVEAGRFDWNSPKFPAFSKADSRGRSYLSRGGDTAFTSRAHDLGLFTMGMTLSPYHASLALQGLETLSLRVRRACDSALALASWLENHPKVRRVLYPGLPSHPSHETAQRTLQNGFGAVLAFEAGSEAAARTFLDRVRLASHLANIGDAKTVVIHPWTTTHAGLPPEARRQAGVTPELVRLSVGLEDIGDLEADLEQALA
- a CDS encoding PspC domain-containing protein, with translation MQNRPEKRDGLLHEQRRARRPQTTARLRRSRRDRVLLGVLGGVAEFTGLPPLWLRVGYGLSVAVSAGVTLAAYPVLWLLLPGPAPDEAAGT
- a CDS encoding DUF309 domain-containing protein, producing the protein MKIAVEQAWSEGVRLFDSGAFWECHEALEPLWMAATGLDKDFYKGVILLAAALHKARPMGSARGGRRNYAKALVRLAPLPDHYHGVAVRELEAVVHAALRDPALEPRLPLRGRGKEGGEGSGLLD